A region of the Cryptococcus deuterogattii R265 chromosome 1, complete sequence genome:
ACCGTTATGCTACACTTGGCAAATCATCCACCAACAGACGACACCCACATCAATTACTGTCATTGGAACGCAATGATGGAGATGCTAGTGAGCAAGACGAGGGCAATGATGAAGGGCACTGGGAAACGGCTAGGAAGGTCACACTAAAACCCATTCGAGCTGCGGCTCGCAATTTGTCAAAAGCAGATATCAAACCAACAGATAAAGataaggaagggaaggagaagaagatggaagagcaggTGGCGCAGCTCATGGAAAGAATCAAGGGTTTAGAAGAGAGATTACAAGCCACCACTTCATCCGGCACCTCACTTCCTGTTGTTCCAGTCAATGTGCCGcccaaagagaagaagttcTCCTTGCTTGACTTTCCCGGCTCGGACAAGGATGGGGACAATGGTTTGCCGAGAAGGATTAAAGAATTGCCCGTGTATTTATTTTTGGCTGGAGTGGGTGTCGGGGCGGTCGGGGCGATTATGGTTGGGGTAATTCTTAGGAGGCGATGAGTGCAAGGATTATCTTGTTTACTGtgcgaggagaagagaaatcATTTCTAATACGAGTTATTAAAGAGAGCGGTGCTCTTTGTTCATATTTATTATAACCAATCGTATTATGTATCAGTTTTTTTTATCGTACCACTCTTTTGGCGGACTGACGGAGTTCGTAACTACGTATGCAATTGCTGCACTGATGATTACACTACAGCAAATTCTAGCGAGCATATGAAAATGCAAAATACATATGGACAGATTTTCATGGCTGTAGATCCTGAAGCAAACAAGTGAGCTAAGTTCAGTGATACAAAATTGAAAGTAGTACAATGAGTTTTAActggaaatgaagaaaCACAAAACGCAAGTTGCTGGTAATTACAGTCCGCGACAAATCTGGCTTAGTCGAGCTGCTGTGGGCGCGGTATGAGAATTAGAATGTCGTCCGCCATGCGTTGGCGGTTGTTTTCAGTTTAAACGTACAGACCATTGATGGCAAACAGCTTGGCGATACAAGAAAACTGCCTCGAGCTACCCTTATAAGAAGCGCAATGTCACTcgatgctgaagaagctggaCTACATCAGTAACAGATCGGTCTGCATCAGCAACCTTTTCAACCATCAATCGTTGTTCCACCCGCCGCCAGTAGGCGTATAGGCCTACCCTTGGCACACCAGCCAGAGTTGTCCAGTATATGGACATCTACCCATTCAGCGGAGTGTCTTGAAGATAGGCAATATAATCCCGGCCCTGATAAGCGTCATCAAAGGAGGATGCCTCTTCCCGcctccttcaacctccAGACAACCTGATCATATTATTAAGTTCTGCACGATGTTTATATCTTCCTATGAGAATTCCATATATCTCATGATGCCTGGAACCTACTGGGCCGGTGATATGACTGACAATAAAAGTATAAAAGCTGAAGTTGCAGGGACTTGCTTTTGGCGTTCACTCCATTCACATCCGCTCCCTGACCCGTATACATTCCTTATTATTACTTACGCTCTTTAGCTCAAGTTGTCCTCATATCAGCGTACATCCCTTCGCTTAAAGCGTTTAGAGCTCTTTAACCACTTTTACGAAAGGAAACACATTTCTCGCCCATCTGCTTCACTCGCGCCGTTAATCCATGCTTTCTTTTAAAACGCTCCTTAACAAAACTCGAACTATATTCTCACGTTCTCGAAATGTCATGGCCCGCAATCCTCCAGAAAGGTCTTCTTTAGATGGGCAGTGGGAAATCACTTCCAAGTAAGTTGCATACCAGAGTGAGCGTTAGTGGCTGAGGACAGGTACTTAGGAgcccttccatcctctacGAATGCCTTCAAGCCTTCCCCCCTCTTGAAGTTGACGTAAGCCCAGCCGACTGCTCCGCTTTGGGATTGGGCCTAAATAGTGGCCGGCAGACAGGTGACATACGACAAGGCGTAAAGCTCAGTGGCAAAAGGTGCCGCTGTTTCCCTTGTCAACTGCAAATTGTTAACACGCCTTTAGTTCGCTCAGACGTACCAAGCATAAGAGCAAGGATACCCTGCAATCACCCTCTAAAGGGTGAGCCTCGGTTATGATTTTCAGGATCTACAAAGTTGAATGTTCCTCTTTGGAAGTTCTGTCTCTACTGTTCCAACTTCCAAAAAGAGTTTCTTAAAATCTATCAAGATCCACCGACCAAAATCCAAGAAGAACGTTGACCAAGCTGAGTAAGGGACAATTGAAACTCTACTTGAGTGTCATTGATTGGGTGTGTCAGGACATTGTTCAATGAGGCTGAGTTCCGTCAAGTCGCCGCGGCACCCGTTCACACTGTCAATCCCAAGACCAAAACTTGCACCAGGAAACATGATTTTGAGTGAGCTCTGACCATTACCAGCTATCATATCCGGCAAATAAAACCCTTTTAGGTTATTCAAAGGCTCTCTCACCGGCAATCACAGTACAATGAGTCCATTTGAAAATACGGAGAACGACGAACTGGTTGCTGATCTAGCTCCGAGGTATGATTCACTGATCTCTTCCCTGTTGTCGCAAACTTGTCGCACAGCCATGTCTAGGTTGTACTTCACCCCCTTGCCAACTATGTTCCAGAGTGGGGGCCGAAATCAGCCTATCGCATCCACAGttctggaagaaggcgagaaTCCAACGATCTTAGCCCTTAAGCCTACGCGCGTCCCATTGAACTAGTTATAAAAGTGGTTGATCTGACTTAAGGTAATCAGATCTAGTTTTGACCCCCTTCCCACCATCGACGAGGTCAGTGAAatatcttctcctgctaCGTTTGAGTCACAGCCGCCTTTTAATATCGCCACTTATAAGGATcaattttcttcttcaagggcTCCAGaacctctcttcttccgcagCCGTAATCATCCCTTGCCAATTGGGCACCTTGCTTCTCTCTCATTTAGCCAGGCCCATCCTGATGGCCTTGTGACTCTGTACGACATGATTTTGACTTGGGTGCCTCACGATGAAAGCTTGCCTGCTTGCCGCATCACTGCCACTCGCGGTTTCGGCTCAATTAGTCGGTTTGCGAAAGCGCTCTTCCATATCTACTCTCCCGAAGCCTCGCCTCATCTTCTAGTCCTCTTATCAGAATTTCCTGAGCCATCAGATGGCCCAACGCATCCGTACAAGGTTGATTATCGCATGGAGCGGATGCAGCGCTACTTCGATTGCCTCTTTGGATTACAAGCTCCAAATAATCCAGACTTTGTCCTTGACGACCCACGTATTACCCCCGAATTTTTTGCATTTCTGGCAAAGGACCAAGGCAGTTATATGTCGAGGAAAAAAGCATGGGGAGATTGGCAATGCACACTCCAGAGGAAGCAAGAAATTGAGCAGCATTTTTTAGACGAGGATCAACATGCAAATGCTAACTTCGCGCATGAAAAGGCCACAGAGTATGAGGATGACATCCTCATGTCCAAAATCATGATCTCCGGTTTCAGGGTTCAACAGCGCAAGTCTCAAGGTCGATCgaaaaaaatcaaaaaaggccatggaaaatgaagatATGGATGTGAATTTTTCAAACCTCAACCATGTTTTTGCATTGCCTTCCGAGCGGCCTCTCCCCCTTTCTTACTCTTCTACTTTCCCTGTCGAGCTATTTGCGCCAGATGGTTTGTTTGGGAACTCAGTTGACGATATTTCATTCGGCATCATGAACTCAGCGTCTTCCACCTCTACCAATCGGCTTTCCAGGGTGGTTACCTGCCATTCCTCACATTCATCGGAAGTTGTCTCACTTTTTAGAACCCCTAATACGTCTGTCTCGGATTTGGCCTACACTCTTTATGTTGTCAAGCCTCAGGAACAGTTATCAGCTAAATCTAGGATCTCATCTGAGGCAACACTCTCAAAGCTGGGCGTGAAAGGCCTCCGACCCAGTGATAAAAAtgtcttttccctctccctcactACCCGATTCTATTTTGAGACCATTCGCGTCCTAGTCGATTTCACTGAATCCATGGAGAAAATTCTCTCCCACATCTACGTTGCCCTTCAACTTCCGTTCAACAGTCGAAAGCTCAAAGGCGACGTCTGGATACCAGGCCCTAAACATGTTGGTCGTCtagatgagaaggagaacgGACTGAAAGTCAAGGAAGCTTCCATGGAGTGTATGGCGATGCAGACGACTTAAGATTTTGAGTGGGTAAATGGTGACTACCTCGCGTACTGTTTGCGATAGCCTTCGgtttctctccttttttaaTTTTAAATATCTTTGTTGTTTGATCAGATAATTTCCTTTCCATATCTAACGTTTGTTCTTCaacaccacctcttccacgGTTCTAATGAACAAAATACGCGGCGGGAAAATTAACTGTTTGCATGGGAGCTCCCAGGATCGACTAAATACCAGCAGAGTCCCTAAACGATGTACTTGTAAGGGTTGAGTAAGCCCTTCGGATCGAACAAgttcttgatcttcttcatgacTTCAACGGATGTCTCGTTCTGTGAGTAACCGATGTAGGGGGCTTTCATGACACCCAAACCATGTTCCGCAGAGATGGAGCCCTCATTCTCAGCTAGAATCAAGGTTAGACTTGCATTCAATGGCAGAAACTGAATGACTACTCACCGACGATTTCGTAAACATAAGGTTCAATaatcttctcaatctcctcagTGTACTTGTTGGCGACAATGTTGATGTGAAGGTTACCATCGCCCATGTGCCCGTAGCCCGCGACAGCCCTGATAGGCCCTTCAGGGTTGCCATCACCTTCGAGGACACCCTCCTTCCTAAGTCTCTCCCTCATTTTCTCAACCAAACCATACATCTTGCCCACGGGGACGGATACATCGTACTTGTATACTGATCCAGCCTTGCCCGCAGATTCGGGGATGAGTTCACGAAGGGACCAGATGGACTGGAATTGGGTAGAATCCTGGGCCAGGACACCGTCAAGGACGAGATCGGAAGTGAGGAGGTGTTCAAGAAGAGCTGTGAGTTTCTAGAAGTCTTGTTATAAACAAAAGATATCTGATGGTTTGAGAAGACGGATACGTACGGCCTCATCGTGCTCAGAATTGCTACCACCAGTCTCGATCAAACAGTAGAAATCACCTTCTTGCTCAAAGACGCTACGGGTCTCGCCGTTCTCCTCTTGGTGTTTCTTGACAAGAGCGTACTATTCCGAATaatcagcatcatcaaaaGACACCAGATACGACCGAGACTCACACTTTGCTTGTCAAAGAACTCGAAGGCAGAAAGGATCTCACCAAGGTAAGTTTTGGCTTCGCCAAAGACCTTTTGGACGGCCTCATaggaaggcaaggagaaAACGGCGACGTTCATGGCTGAGGGACGACGAGGGcaaaggatggagatggcagTAATTATACCGATAGTTCCTTCAGAGCCGATGAAGAGCTGCTTGATGTCGAAGCCTATGACAGAAATCAGATTTTATTGTATCTTTTGGATTGCTAAAAGACTTACCTGTGTTATCTTTCCTGAGCTTGCTCAAGCCGTTCCAGATGGTTCCGTCCGGCAAAACAACTTCCAAACCAAGGACGGTGCCGTGCAAGCTTCCGTACCTCAACAACCTCAAACCGCCAGCGTTGGTAGCGACGTTACCTCCGATGTGACATGATCCCTTGGCACCGAGATcgagggggaagatgaagccCCGTTCAGCAAGGTAATTGTCGGCAACTTCGAGGATAACGCCGGCGTCAGCGACAAAGATACCGGAGACAGGGTCAAATGAGCGAATATGGGAGAGATTGGAGAGATTAAGGATAATTTCGTCGTGTACGGGGTTGGAGCCACCTATTATTTAACGGGTTTATCAGTGTGTTGTAAGGAATTTGATGGAAGCGTTGCACTTACCAACAAGACCAGTGTTGCCGCCTTGAGGAACAACAGCCAAACCCTTGTCATAGCAGTACTTCATGACTTTGCTGACCTCCTCCGTAGTTTTAGGTTTGACAACAATGGGACTCTTGCCATGGTACTTGTTCATCCAATCGTCATTAAATGCTTGTAATTCATCGGGAGTCGCAGAACCGTCGATGGTTGAGATGAGAGACGCGTTAGACGACAGGAGGGTTCGCAGCTCCTTAATGTGCTCCTCGGTAGGCTTGGTGAAGTCCGCacggggaggaagagtcgAGCCGAGTCGAACAGAGGTGTAGCCTGTAGGGGAGAGCTTCGTGGGAGCGAGAGTGCTCCTGGGCAGGGGGTGAAGAGGTGAGCGCCTGAGGGCTCGGGCAGCGATGCGTGAGATAATCCTAGGGGCTGTCATTTTTAACTGAGTGGGGTCTAACGGATGTGGTGAGAGTCCGATGCCAAATAAATAGCCGACAATGAGCGGGAAATTCTTTTCGAGATTAGATGCCCCCGACAAGACAACAGCGCGTAAAACTGTAAAACAACCGAAAGAACCTATCGGCCCTGATTAGAAGCGTAACTCGATCATTAAAGGTACTTTTAGGCttgatggatgaaaaaTACTGGGCAATTTATTGGCATTGTGGGGGGCGGAGTAAGATTTGATGGCCCAGTTTTCCTTTCGCTTGTAAGCCGACGCTTAAATTCAGCTTCTCACATCTCATATCTTCTGGAAATTTTCGGGATGAAGCTCGTCATCCAAGTGCGATAAATTACGTAATTACAGTGGCGACTGATCGTCACCGGAAATTCTGTTATTGCCACCATTCCTGTTTTATGCTCAGGGAAAATGCAATTCTCCaacccatctccatctcttcttgtcttttccaACTTCAACTCCTACGCCAAACATGGCAGCCATACACCAAGCTCCTCTACCATACGGAAAGTTTATCACAACGtctccttcgtcctcgGTCTGCTCCTCAGCAACTACTGAAGACAGCCTTGGCGACATGTCTCGGATCAACGATGTTCGGCCGATTTACGATTCTTCAATTGCGTCGCTGGAAGACAAGATGGGTGCTACAAGAATTACACCTCCAAGGTCTATCGAATCACTGAGTAATGAGAGAAGCGACAGCAATAAAGGGAGAAAGCCCACTGGGAAGGACAAGGTGACAATGAAATTcccagaagaggaagaggaagatattCTGCGAGAGTCTGACTCTCGTTTCGTGCTTTTCCCCATCAAGTATAATGAAGTATGTATGGTGGGATATCATACGCGCGTTTCTAACTCGTTGTAGATATGGCAAGCATATAAACGTGCCCAAGCTAGTTTTTGGACCGCCGAAGAGCTTGATTTTGGACATGACCTCATTGATTGGCATGACCGGATGACAGAACAGGAAAGATTTTTCATCCTAAGAGTATTAGCATTCTTCGCAGCCTCAGATGGAATTGTTGGTGGTGAGCGTCTTTATCACCCATATGTTACAACTATATTCTTTACCCTTCTCATGAGTTATTCCATTTAAGACCCTGAATTGCTGATGTTCATCCACGTCAGAAAATATTGTGTCACAATTTTCCCTGCAAGTTCAAATAGCGGAGGCACGCGCATTCTATTCCTTCCAATCAATGATTGAGCAAGTGCATTCTGAGACGTATAGTCTTTTGATCGAGACGTATGTTAGGGATGcgcaggagaaggatttTTTGTTCAGAGGAATGGAAAACAGTGAGCCGAGCACCTTAATCTTACGATTAACATGCGATGCTAACAGCATTTGATAGTCCCTTGTATAAAGCAAAAGGCTGATTGGGCATTGAAATACATCACAGATGAACTAGTGCGTATCCGCATAGTGCGACTTCGTTTCATGCTGATTATTTCACAGCCCTTCCGAACTAGGCTGGTGGCTTTTGCATGCGTGGAAggcattttcttttctggGTCCTTTGCTGCTATCTTctggttgaagaagaggggattGATGCCTGGACTGACATTCTCAAACGAGTTGATCAGTAGGGATGAGGGGATGCACACAGTGAGTTATGTCCTCCGATCAAGCATTTTGCTGATGAGTAACAGGACTTTGCATGTCTTTTGTATAACCATCTCAAGCACCGATGTTCGACAGATGAAGTTCACAGAATTGTTTCAGAAGCGCTGGTTATTGAAAAGCAGTTCCTCTCCGATGCTCTTCCTTGTGCTTTAATAGGTATTAATGCCCATGTAAGCTTGCCTCCTGTCCACTCGCAATTTGCAATCGCTCACTACTCAATTAGTTGATGTGTCAATATATGGAATTCGTGGCCGACAGGCTCGTCGTTGACTTGGGCTATCCCAAGATCTACAATGCCACCAACCCCTTTGACTGGATGGAACTGATATCACTACAAGGCAAAGCCAGTCAGTCTGATTTCTTTCGAATCACTTCGAGAACCGTTCGGGCTGACACAAGATCTGTAGACTTCTTTGAATCCCGAGTATCTGCCTACCAGAAAGCCAACGTTTCCCGTACAGCTACTCCATCTGGCcaaaaagaggatgagagatTAACGAAGCGGGTGTTCAGGACGGACGCGGACTTTTGAGAATAGCCCCATTGAAGCATATTCAGTCACAGACTTGACACAGTGTACTTGTATGACCGTGACACAATATAGATCTACCATCCCATCTCAGGAGCTTTTTGTATCATCATAAAAAAGATACATGTAGAGTTAGCTTTAGACATTGTATATAAGCGGAATCATTATAATATTTACATCTCAACTCATCTCACTCATGCACTCACCCTTCCACCGTTATTTGTTATGCTAGCTTGAGGAAGTGTGTATatctggaagaagatcagcGCACATGAAATAACTAATTACAATTGAATAAAactgaaaaagaaaaactcTCGTTAGATCGTTGACATCGTCAATCTACCCGATGTAAACGACGTAGTAGTGGGGCGTGAGTCGGTTGCAAAGGGTTCAGGAAGCCCAACAACATCATACTCTATGCTCGGCACATACCCCTTTTTCAAATAGCGCTAGTTACTAGTCTGCATTAAGAGAATGCAAGAATGTGTCGGTGTAAAAGCGGTCCTTTCTTGCACAAACATCTCCCGCTCGCTATTGCCTTAAATAGCTGCTAATCGATAAACGCTGTCAGATTAGAGGCACTGTTACGTCACAGACGATAAGCCGCAGATAAGCGCTTGACACTTTCCCATGTCCCTGACTTTTCATCCCGCTACGTTTTCGAAGCTACAATACGAGTAATGTACGTCTCAGTACCGGAAAGGAAgatattattattgttgATTGCTTTTGCTCATAAATGTAGCTTTTGAAGTATATATGCACTGGACGCAGAATATTCTCATCACTGCAGCCACAGTAAGTTACACCgatccttctcaacctgGGCCGTTATCCAGTCTCTCAagcaatcttcttcactctccttcGGCAAGGTTCCACTTTATTAGAAAGTTCAGACTTCAACACGTACTATAATATGATCCCCTATGAGGGATAGTTGGGTAAGAGAAAGGGGTTCTGTTCTGATCCACCTTGGTGGAGACAATACGGAGGGTTCGTAGCGCTTCCTGCGTGGTTTGGTAACTTCTTATCTTACTTTTTGCGTAAAATGAGGGGGATGATAGTGATATAAGATAATGCAGGGTGAACAGGCACAAATTCTCGCGACAGCCTTTTGCAGATGTACAGGACCAGTATGGTTCCTTTTTGTATTGCATTCGATTCTGAGTCTGGCAAAAATGTCGTACTGATTGTTTTGACGTACAACCTTGGCACCTacgctcttcttttcctcaacgTCCACACTGTGCGATCAATTGGGATGCAAGCAGCAGAGAGAGACTGGCTTGCTAAGACTGATGATCAAAGAAGTCTGCTTAGACCAGAAGATTTggtgggaaggaagaatccAGTTCAAGCATGAAGGATTTGAGCAAGGTGCGATGCTGACCTGTCTGTTTGTATACCTTTTCTATACGTCTCCATAGACGACATTGTATCATACAAGACATCTATGCTTATACACCTCCTTATATTCCTTTTGTAGTAATATTTGCTTCATAGTTGTTACAGTTGTTACATCCATGAACTTTAACAATTAAGTCTTGGGCGATCATCACTCTTCGTCCAAAAATAAACAAACGTTCATAAAAGCTCGTACTGTTGATCAGATCTATACTGACATCAAAACACTTTTCTCAACATTCCTTGATGAATTTGTTACAGTTTACAACAAATTGTCGCCGTTCGGcgcctccttcccttcacATACAGGTTCAACCCAGCTCTCCATCCTGTTCCTCACAGGGAAGACGCGTCTctcttgttcctcttcactctgTTCGTGATGTGGTTCAACGGTGGATGACCTTGATTTTGATGGAGTTCCCTTCAGCGAAAGAGGTTCAACAAGTACGCCTTGGCTTGAAGGTGTCCCTCCAACCCActccccatcatcatcatcccccCCTTCTTGTTCCCTCTTCACAGAGAGATCGACTCTATGGAGATGTCTGACGATATCCACAGGTCGGACAGCTGTGGTCGTGCCAATAgactcatcatcatcatctgtgccatccccatcttccccatcaaGATAGTCTTCTTTTGCAGCAATAGGTGTAGCAGTCGTGCTCGCTGAAACAATACTGGGGCCTTTGAGGCTATCTTCATtaaggggagaagaagaatcgAAGCGAGGTTTTGCTGTTCCGGGCTCTTCAAattcgtcctcttcgaaATCGGGCTCTGAAACAGATTCGAGACCGGCgtcgtcatcttcccccCATGATGGCATTTCGTCTTGCACTGTAAAGATCTTCTTGGGCAACTATTACACGACGTGAGCAATTGACCTCCTGTTTTGAACGACATGCTTACCTGGGCTACTCGCTCCACAAAGTTTTCAaaatcatcctcacttTTGCAAACAAACCCCAGTAACATGCTTGGATCTAACCCCGAAAGAGgcatcttcttgatcttctcgCAGTGGTAGGTCCTCAGCAAAGAATCGGGGTAAGCGGTAGTGTACCAAAGCATCTGCGGGTCGACCTGCGAATCGGTAGAAGTGGTAGAGGTAAAAAAATTTTGCTTATCGGATCTTTCCTGGATGACCCCGTTCGATTCGAGAGTACTCTTTGGTACATCTGACCCGATCGATGTCCCTTCATTCCTGCCTTTATCATCACTgatcccctcttccactctAAAACCGTCAGCATCCATTACATCCAATTTATACTTGGAGCCTTGCTCCCACTCCTCCcgctcttcgtcctctACCTCCTCAGCAGCCGAGAACGTCGATGGAGTGGTCGACCTTGGTGTTTCTGGGGTATGTATCATCACGCCTTCTTCAGACTCTTCCTCGGCCGTGCTTAGTATACTGCTGCTTTCCAttgacccttcttcctttgcaGAATGAACAGGCAGTGGTGGAACTTGAAGTGGAATAGCAGGACGGGTTAAGTGTGGATCGAGATAGAAAAGATGATTCGCTTGAGAACCGACAAAATAATAAGACGATGAAGGGCGTCCACCAGCGATACCCACTGACTGTGGGAACGTGAATAGAGCCTTGAATAAATGGGTCAGTCAGGTCTCATGACATACTACTGAGAACCTACTTTGATAGAGTCGTAGTAGATAGGATTGACGCCATCGAGTCCGAGCCGTATCCCAACGAGAATAAGTACCGCCCTTTCACCccactttccttccttcgcTTCGGCATTATCtcgctttttctttctattAGGATAGAAGGTGGGGCTTATACGGTTCCAGTCGTCAGAAGGGAGGTTCGAAGCAGCATAGACATCGGATCTATAGATAATTGAATCCGTTGCGGTGGCTACAGCGACTCCACAAGGTGCAAATGAATTCGCAAGCGTCCTTGGCCATTTTTAGCTTCTTGTTGAACCCGACTGAAACAAACAGACTCACTTCAATGTTCCAGCTGCCGTGCTAGGCCCGAACCACTCGCCCACTTCTTTGCCCAGCTCCTTACCTATGAGAGCCATCCTATGGACACTGAATGGACAGAGCGGAGACGGATCGTCAAGAAACCAGGAAAGCATCTGAGCATACTTGGCGTAATCTTTAAGAGCGGCGATCTCTTGAGAGGTTGTAGCTTCAGAGAAGATAGATGGGGTGCTCGGAAGGCGCCAATCTTTCAAAATAGGATCAGTTATGGAAATGTTTGAAGACATTGTCATAAAACTTACCTCGCCCTAGATGAACATGTATCAACGCATTTACCAGCAGACTTTGGCCGGTCCTCAACATACATCCCCATCCGGCATCACTGGTTAATCC
Encoded here:
- a CDS encoding D-lactate dehydrogenase is translated as MTAPRIISRIAARALRRSPLHPLPRSTLAPTKLSPTGYTSVRLGSTLPPRADFTKPTEEHIKELRTLLSSNASLISTIDGSATPDELQAFNDDWMNKYHGKSPIVVKPKTTEEVSKVMKYCYDKGLAVVPQGGNTGLVGGSNPVHDEIILNLSNLSHIRSFDPVSGIFVADAGVILEVADNYLAERGFIFPLDLGAKGSCHIGGNVATNAGGLRLLRYGSLHGTVLGLEVVLPDGTIWNGLSKLRKDNTGFDIKQLFIGSEGTIGIITAISILCPRRPSAMNVAVFSLPSYEAVQKVFGEAKTYLGEILSAFEFFDKQSYALVKKHQEENGETRSVFEQEGDFYCLIETGGSNSEHDEAKLTALLEHLLTSDLVLDGVLAQDSTQFQSIWSLRELIPESAGKAGSVYKYDVSVPVGKMYGLVEKMRERLRKEGVLEGDGNPEGPIRAVAGYGHMGDGNLHINIVANKYTEEIEKIIEPYVYEIVAENEGSISAEHGLGVMKAPYIGYSQNETSVEVMKKIKNLFDPKGLLNPYKYIV
- a CDS encoding ribonucleoside-diphosphate reductase subunit M2; this encodes MAAIHQAPLPYGKFITTSPSSSVCSSATTEDSLGDMSRINDVRPIYDSSIASLEDKMGATRITPPRSIESLSNERSDSNKGRKPTGKDKVTMKFPEEEEEDILRESDSRFVLFPIKYNEIWQAYKRAQASFWTAEELDFGHDLIDWHDRMTEQERFFILRVLAFFAASDGIVGENIVSQFSLQVQIAEARAFYSFQSMIEQVHSETYSLLIETYVRDAQEKDFLFRGMENIPCIKQKADWALKYITDELPFRTRLVAFACVEGIFFSGSFAAIFWLKKRGLMPGLTFSNELISRDEGMHTDFACLLYNHLKHRCSTDEVHRIVSEALVIEKQFLSDALPCALIGINAHLMCQYMEFVADRLVVDLGYPKIYNATNPFDWMELISLQGKANFFESRVSAYQKANVSRTATPSGQKEDERLTKRVFRTDADF
- a CDS encoding cysteine protease ATG4, yielding MSSPTPTSPTSSLAFSPTSFSHASIASTNVRSRTNLPPPPPPDRIPPPKGRPHQQKFKILRKGKDKDKRQPMNSEDDWAIEDVVANGDSIEQEPQYLDDLQSEENESKPEQQLVEMASREEKKEKASKSRELVRKTSRLFGRDKDKDRDKFEEPAVTGSSSSTLAATRQSSSTSTDSSTSRSFTSAFTRMNSIQSKRSPRRSFGQAHSRRASQDSQMSWPAPRSIHSSITSHDTSGDPQDGAGGNSVPIPQRQGASMSSLSRYSLPQPNGNTSRSPDTFPNKMSTWFSHLLPVSSETPSPSTNETASSVRKQPSVAASLFNAARQKAVDGVRHLLDSEAQPDKCMDTIWVRGVAHPGWRPITPENVASNLPALEPVDGGVEDRRASVSMNRPSPTSFRPSSWRRNTSLPPSAQLQPSTQIHSQASNQTTSPNKGFTGIWNPSTLSLAMSIGGSPNKEKENGSGAESPSKKKGKEVVKWPEQFYDDFKSIVWFTYRNQYAPILSLSPDLLIPSPEAYYASFGPPLDATSPSSPQVTTPTATAQQTATGGGGWSWSKEERGLTSDAGWGCMLRTGQSLLVNALIHVHLGRDWRLPSTPSIFSEATTSQEIAALKDYAKYAQMLSWFLDDPSPLCPFSVHRMALIGKELGKEVGEWFGPSTAAGTLKTLANSFAPCGVAVATATDSIIYRSDVYAASNLPSDDWNRISPTFYPNRKKKRDNAEAKEGKWGERAVLILVGIRLGLDGVNPIYYDSIKALFTFPQSVGIAGGRPSSSYYFVGSQANHLFYLDPHLTRPAIPLQVPPLPVHSAKEEGSMESSSILSTAEEESEEGVMIHTPETPRSTTPSTFSAAEEVEDEEREEWEQGSKYKLDVMDADGFRVEEGISDDKGRNEGTSIGSDVPKSTLESNGVIQERSDKQNFFTSTTSTDSQVDPQMLWYTTAYPDSLLRTYHCEKIKKMPLSGLDPSMLLGFVCKSEDDFENFVERVAQLPKKIFTVQDEMPSWGEDDDAGLESVSEPDFEEDEFEEPGTAKPRFDSSSPLNEDSLKGPSIVSASTTATPIAAKEDYLDGEDGDGTDDDDESIGTTTAVRPVDIVRHLHRVDLSVKREQEGGDDDDGEWVGGTPSSQGVLVEPLSLKGTPSKSRSSTVEPHHEQSEEEQERRVFPVRNRMESWVEPVCEGKEAPNGDNLL